GGTGTCAGATTTCCTCATCTTACACTGGCAACTCTGGCTGTCATCTTCAGGCATCGTCTTAAGACCTTAAGGCCTTGGAGTTTGAGTTTGGATGAAAGTCCATCACTCAAGTTCTCTGCTCTCCTCTTGTGGCTAAGCAGAACCTGACGGACAAGCTCTGGTTGCCACGTCCTGACTTGACTAGGTTAGTTATCCATGTTACAATCTGCAGACTCCAGCAAGGACTTCTATGGGATTCAACAAAGATGGTAGCCGGGACTGTACAATCAGATccctcctgtttttcccacatGCACAAACAGACAGACGTGTTCCTTCTCTGCTGAAAAAAAGGCCCCTTTCCCTGTTGTTGTTCTTCCCAGATGTTCTGCAGGAAAAACCCAAGCCAGGCTGCCACCTCGCCTCCATCCACAGCCTGGCAGAGTCAGCTGACTTGGCTGAATACCTCTCCAACTGTCTCacagagaagggaaatgtctGGATTGGACTGAACGATGCACAGAAGGTAGGTCTTTTCTATTGGTCAAGGAATTGCATAGCTACTGTCCAGCTGAAGCAGGAGAGGCCTTTGCCAGGATTAACCCTGGTTAGTTGTTCCAGATCAACTAAGATTGATTAGCTggatggagaaagggagggaggggtgctggATGACCTGTCCCTTGACTGCCACCTCTTCTCTCTCTGCCCAGGGCCCTCTACAGCCAGAGCCTCCTCATGGCTCCACTCCTAATATTCCCAGAATACAGCAGCCATTTTGCCATCCCAATGATGGGAATTTCGTGTATTCCAAGTGAAATTCAACCCCATATTGAAGGGTTGAAGGGTGACACAATGAAGGTCGCCAGTTGGATTGAGAAAAAGTGGGCAGGAAAAAGTCAAACCACAGCCTTGcaaatattgctaaaatattaCTAAATTAAGCACATGAAGCGTATCAGCTGGCTGGAGTGACAGTTATATGATGAAAGCTTTCGGCCAATTTATGCACACGTCTCTCTGCATTTTTTAACTGCCAGAGAAGTTTAAGCCACATATGGGGAAAGAGGGCGACCGTTGACACCCTGATATTCCGTTTGTGGGTTTGGGGGTTTGGGGGTATAAAGGACTTGACCAGGATAACCTCCCCACGTCCTCCTTCTGCACAGAGCAACATCATCCTGCTTCATTCTCCACCTCGAGGTGTCTACTTGGGCTTCAACATCCCAGACGAGGACCCAGAGTTGAAAGGAAGCATCCTAGGGACAGGTGAGTGCTGCTCTCCCACCTGGGCAGAAACTGATAGGTGAGGCCCCTGCGTGAAATCACCCCTGCCTGTCTCTCTCCATCTGAAGGGACCTCCTCCAGGTGCCTGGAGGCAATGTCTAGGTTCCAGCAAGAAATCTGGAGGGGGATCCCTATGGCAGAGAGCAAGGGATCTCCTGGGAATCTCTGGGAGAGAATAAAAGGATACAGAATGAGGGAGttggagggatcttggaggtcttctagtccagccccctgctcaagcagagactCCATTTAAGACAAATgcctatccagtctcttcttaaaaacctccagtgttggagcacccacaacttctggagccaagatATTCCactgatggttctcactgtcaggaaatgtctcctcagttccaggttgctcctctccttgattggtttccatccgttgcttctgccttcaggagctttggagaagaggtggacctcttcttcttctatggGAGAGGTCTACCTCTGAGATACCTTCTCAGgaaacccacccccaccccagacaTTGTGGGGCAATTTGACGAGAGCCACTGGGCTCCCATCACACCTGTTGCTTGACCATGAAGGAGACACAAGGTCCATCCGAGCGACTGCAGACCTGCAAGACAACATTTGGGACTCTCAGCCAAGGGTGCCAGATTGGATGTGGGGCTCTGATGGGGCCCTAGAACAGCTCTCATTTCCCCTTCCAATTTGCCCCTCTTTGCTCTCCCCTGCAGGAACGGAGGGAAGGCCATGGGGCAATTCCTCTTTGTGAGCCTCGGTTTGCTGGTCGTGGCCCTCTCTCGAAGAGGTGAGTTCACACAAGACGTGAAGCTTCAAAGAAATGAATCAAGGCTGCCTGTGACGAAGGTTTGGGCATTCTTCAAATGCAGCTGCTGTGTCTGTAATCCAAatcattttcaatttattttcatgaaAGACTTTTGCAACTCAGCAGACTACGCCTATTCGGCAGGCCCAGctctctcctccacctcctcctcttctgaccATCTTCTCATTTGGCTTCCTCTACAGACCCAGCTCCTGCTTctgctcctcttccccttcctcctcctcctcctcctcctcctcctcctcctcctcctcctcctcctcctcctcctccttttttcctggTCTTCTTCTCATTCAGGTTCCTCTCTTCCCACACAGGAGTCAAAGGCAGCTGTTGTCCTCATGATTGGCTCCCCATGGCTGGGTTCTGCTACAAGGTCTTCGAGGAACAAAAGAACTGGGAGGATGCAGAGGTTAGAAGTCTTTGTGTGCTTGTGAATCTCCGAGTTCAGGCAGAGGAGAAGTCTAGGCAGAGCCAAGGGAGACCTGGATGGGTGTGGGAAAACTCAGCAAAGACCATGATTTTAGGAGAGCCTGGAATTCAGGTCTCGGTGGAAGATAGATGGGCTTTCGTACACAGAGAGCCTTTCATGTCCAGCATGCAGTGGTGGGTGAAGGCCTTCCAGACAATAGACTTCCCGAGGCTTTGCCACCAACTCTGGCTGGCCTCTTCAGACATCTGGGCACCACCTTGACTTTGAAGCGATGGGGATCTGAGATTTTAACCGATGAATACATTCACGATTTATTCACAGGTGAGCATGTAAGGAGCTGCTCAAGAGCTGTGGACTCTAGCGAGGGCATCCTCAGGGTCAACTGAATGACGATGGGTGGCTGGGACCCTTCAGTCAGCTCTCTGCTCTTTGCCCTAAagtcttcttctgttcttctcccAGACCTTCTGCAAGAACCACAAGGCAGGCTGCCACCTCGCCTCCATCCACTGCAAGACGGAGTCAGATGACTTGGCCGAGTACCTCAATGACTATCTCAGAACCAAAACCCATGTCTGGATTGGACTGCATGATCCAAACAAAGTAGGTCTCTTTCTGCTGATATAATGTTCCCAGATCCATATTTCCTATTTCCAAGGGACCTTTTGAAGGATCCTCCAATGGGAAGAAAGGGACCCTTTTGCCAAAATCTTTTGCCTTGGAGAAAATGTTCTTTACCCCAATGCCCTCTCTCCTGCCCCTCACCAACCTTTCCTGCCCACTTAAAGAACTGACCACTGTCTTTAAAGCCCCAAAGGGCCCGATCCTGCTCTGACCTCCATCTCAGGATCAAGGCCTTCTCACCCTCAGCTGCTCCCTCCGTTTGGCCCGCTGGGTGGCTTCTAAACCTCCCTGAAACTCTGGTGGGCCATTAACTCAGGGACTGCAGGGCCTGTCCTGGGGGGGCTGTTCTTTTcttgcctcccccacccctcctttGTTATTTTGTCCAGATTTTGCTCTTTTCTGTTACCGGCAGGCTTCCATCTTGTGCTCTGTTGCATTTTCAATCCCTGCAAAATGCTTGATGACAGAACTAGCGTTTAGATTTCTGCACTGCCccaaagtgcttttacagccccctctaagggGCTTACAGTGAGCACATTGCCCCCACGTATCGggctcctcatttcactgacctcggaaggatggaaagctgacccaaacttgagccagtgagaatcgaactgctggcactgagcagaatcagcctgcaattctgcattctaacccctgcaccaccaCAACTCTTATGTTGATCGTGTTAAACAAAGGAAAATTTCCTTGGAATTCATCTCAGATCCCAGGGCTGACTTAACACAGGGACCCCGGGGTACTCCTGTACCTGTTAAGACGGCCCTGTCAGTTCCCAGTGGCTTTCTGATGACAGGTACTATTTACTGGCCATGGCACAGAATTAGGTGTCCCCCCACCCAATTCCCAGAATGCTTTTCAGCTTCCAAGCATATCTGATAGTCCTGGGATTCTGCTGATACTCTCCCAGCCTAGAATTCATTGATCCTATTTATCTCCAGTATTGTGCAGGGCTGCCACCAAGCTAGGCATCAGGCATAGTGGCTCCGAAGCTGTGTAGGTGACTCCATGGATTTTAGGAGTTGTTTCCTTCTGGAGTGTTCTCTTCCTGGGTCTTctccacaaagaaggggggggggtcaacctattctccgaagcattgaaggcaggacaagaaacaacggatggaaactgatcaaggagagagaaaACCTGGAGTTAAAGAGAAAGTTCCTAACAattaggacaattaaccagtggaaccaaagttgccttcagaaatcatgggtgctccatcactggaggcttttgagaagagactggacagcctttgtcagaaatggtatagggtctcccgctcgagcagggggttggactagaagacctccaaggtcccttccaattctattctgattgatagattgatagagagagagacagagagagagagagagagagagagagagagagagagagagagagagagagagagagagagagagagagagagagatgatatatttGCTTTGTCTTGAAGATGTTCTGCTCTGGGCCCTGCATAATCAAACCCTCTTCCTCCATTGCCTAATGTGCTTCCCTGTCATTCCAGAACCGCATGTGGGAGTGGTCAGACAGATCCCGCCCCAACTACTTCACCTGGAATACCGGAGAGCCCAACAACGAAGGTGGCAACGAGTACTGTGTCCACCTCTGGGCCCAGTCAGGTATGGCAAGATGCAACTGAGGGTGGCTTCCAACAATGAGGCCCCAAGTGATCCATCTTGGAATGCTCACCCCATGACAACTGATGGTCTTCATTGATCTCTTGGTTTCTAAGCTCTCACAGTCCAACACCCTAGTAGATCAAAGGGAACCCAAACATCTGTGGGACAAATGGAAATGAAAGCCGTGACTCCTTCAAGCACTCAAACTGCATGTGCACATtattaagaatggaatggaataaataaaatagaatggaacggGAGATGGGAAGGGGTGGGATGAGatagaatagcaacagcacttaaacttatataccgcttcacagtgctctgcagccctctccaagtggtttacaaagtcagcctctcctccccccaaaaatctgggtcctcattttacagaccttggaaggacggaaggatgagtcaaccttgagctggtgagatctgaactgcagatagcagtcagctgaagtagcctgcagtgctgcactctaaccactgcgccacctcagttctATCTAGAGAAtaatagagaataggataggGGAGAAtcgcatggcatggcatggaactAGGtctagaactagaactagaagagGGACCTGCCCGCCTgtcatccttacctgtctttaaactctttggcgcttccgcacacatCCACGGTGCGTACAGcccctgtgtgatgctccgcccaGCAGCTGGAGCGTAGCGGAGGCTCACGGAGCCTCTGGAGGGTAAGACACATGGGCACGCTGcacgcgttcatgtggaggatgccgggcccaccactggtcccagcCAACAATGATACAATTTGGCCAGGATATCACAACTGCAGCCACATCATGGCCATGCTCTTCTGTGCAAGCTACAATGTCTAACTGGGGGGCCTTTTTGCAAGCCAGAATACTGGCTCCCAAACCCATCACTCAGGGATGTCCTTAGCACAtggtaaaggaaaaaggaaaggtgtctttgtgtttgtctgtctgtgtgtgtgtgtgtgtgtgtgtgtgtgtgtgtcaatgtgtgtgtgtgtgtgtcaatgtgtgtgtgtcaatGTAACTGTTTGCTTCCCTCTTGTGGCTGAGCAGAGCTTGACAGGCAAAGCCTGTTTGCCGTATCCTGATATGTTGGCTAGATAAACTATCTTGGTTACAGCAACCAGCTGAACCCAAAGGCCACATTTGCACCTCATGTTCTCCACCTGGGGTATCTTCATGTCCCCTGCAGATGAGGGAGGGGCCTCTGAAATGCTCTTCTGGGACTCTGAGTGGGGTCACTGCTAAACTTTTTCTTTTGCTGCCCAGGTTTCAAGAACTGGAACGATATTCGCTGTGACATCATCTTCCCTTTCATCTGCCAGTGCAGATACTAGTGGAGATCCTTTTCTTGCTCTGCGGTGAGAGAAGCTCCTGGTGAAGTCTGGAGAATCAACAAAGTTCTGCCAAAATCTCTGCTCTGCACCCCTTCCTTTAATGCCGGGGGACCCAAACGTTTCTATATCCTTCACCCCTAGAACGCTTCTGATATATTCTCACACCCCTTAAAAAATAAATCGTTATTTGCATAGAATTATACATATACAATATACTTTTGACACTTCTAAACCCCCTGAAATATCGTCTCTCACCCCCGGTTGGGAACCTCTGTCTTAAGGGATGCTCTCTGTAGCTTGGATCTGATTTTGCTCCTCCTGATGGGCCGGGAGGTCAAATAAATTCTGCCTTAGCATGACTGGCCTTGTTTATTTTGGAGACCCAGGAGACGGTGGAGGTCCCAAACCCAAGACCCCCGGAGTCTTCTGCATGGCAAACATTGGTATTAAAGGTGTTTCTTTAGAAGGCCAATTCCATTGAGGCTACGATGTTTTCTGGCATGTCCACCTCATTTTAATTGGAGGTCTGGGTACCTGATGGGCCTCAGCACCACTTTTCTGCCGTgtgtcagtggggggggggggaaatctcagAGTTTCCCACTCTGTGGGCAAATCTAGACTGCAGACAATGGAATCACAAAACAAGAACGCCTGGTAGCCAAACCAAAAGTGTCCAGTAACACTAACATTGCACAATAAGCTTACTGGCAGAAATATTCCTGTAGATTTGGGTTGAGGAAAACATCTGTTGTGCCTGAAAATACTCCAGCTTGCAAGATAGAACATTCAGCCACAAATTGCCCAACCCAGAAACATAGGGAATAAAAAGTCAAAGTAAAAATGGCTTCATCTCACTTGCCTTGTGGAAAGCAGTTGAGTTTCATGCAAGATCTCCAAATTTTCTGCTCTGTACGAACTTCTACTGCGAAAGAAGCATCTTAGAACTCAATCTGCTGTTGCTAAAAAGCTGCTTCTACAGGAAACAACTCCTTGTTAGCAACGTCATAATTTCTTTCTGGGAGTGTTAATGCTTTGGATTGAAAGTACAGGGGATTAACTGCCCCCTTCTAATGCCAATCCTAACACAACGTCTGACTTGCTAGTCTGAATGATAAATTGCTTTGGTGAATCAGGGTGGTGGGGAAATGGCTACGTTGCAAAGATGTCACTTTTCAAATGCAGATTGCTCCTTCTTCATCTAAGagaactttgctttctttttcaacaATTGAGTGGGAGGCTTAACCTGGAGGGAAAATTTAGGAGTGAACTTCCTGTAAAAATTCCCAAAGCCCAGAAAACTCTGAAAGTCTCTTATATTGTAACGAGGGCTGTGTGCCAGGATAACACCATCCACACCTTGGTAGGATCCATCTGGAGACCCTCATTTGAAACCCTGCAGCCCAAATGTCAATTGTCAAAGGTGTCAAAGTCAAACTTCTCCAGCTCGGCAAACGTTTTGTTCTCCCACAGCCTTTTCAGCCCCTCCTGCTGCCCCTGAGCCTTCGCTTCCTCAGAGTAAATCAAGAAGTCACCTAGATATTTCATCAGAAATTTGTCAATTGTATCTGAAAAAAATCATTCCTAAATCTGGAAAATACAGGCTTTCATAATTCCAATTGGCCAATGCAAAAAGCATAAGTGGATATTAAAACTCACCATCCCTGATATCAAAAGCTGTCAAATACTCGTGTCTTTCCTTGACTCTAATGAGGTCTACCTGTCAaccactacttcagcttcaacctcaataatacacaggcaaatagctacaaactcaaggtaaactgttccaaattcgattgcagaaaagaccacttcagccacagaggggtcaacgcctggaatgctctccctgcctctgttgttacatcctctctaaccctcacagcgtcaacctcaaactgtccgccatggacctcaccccattcctaagaggtccgtgaaGGGGccttgcataagcgcaccagcctgCCTTCCGCCCCCGTCCCACTCTCCCCATTCATTGGTACCCCTTCCCTTGTTCAGGTCCATGTTTACACTTATACATGCTATCTCGTACAATGCTtgacaaagcaaataaaaaataaaataaaaaataaaataaaaaataaaataaaaataaaatagaaaataaaataaaataaaaataaaaataaaaaatgaaataaaaaatgaaataaaaaatgaaataaaaaatgaaataaaaaataaaataaaaaataaagtaaaaaataaaataaagaaataaaaaaaataaaaaattaaaattaaaataaaaaaattcctttaTTCGACCTAAAGGATACATTTCCGTGGTCTGTAGGAAATTCTGCGGATGAAAACCACAGACGCTTCCTCCCTGGATTGGGCTCCCAGCTGGAGCGTCTCCACTTCCCC
This genomic interval from Thamnophis elegans isolate rThaEle1 chromosome 7, rThaEle1.pri, whole genome shotgun sequence contains the following:
- the LOC116511834 gene encoding C-type lectin mannose-binding isoform-like; the encoded protein is MGQFLFVSLGLLVVALSRRGVKGSCCPHDWLPMAGFCYKVFEEQKNWEDAETFCKNHKAGCHLASIHCKTESDDLAEYLNDYLRTKTHVWIGLHDPNKNRMWEWSDRSRPNYFTWNTGEPNNEGGNEYCVHLWAQSGFKNWNDIRCDIIFPFICQCRY